A genomic stretch from Mastacembelus armatus chromosome 7, fMasArm1.2, whole genome shotgun sequence includes:
- the sall4 gene encoding sal-like protein 4: MSRRKQAKPQHINSDEPGSLENGNLRGDQAEETENLSKKFRMDETRVCNKCCAEFFDEEEFLEHEKSCTKSQQVVIMKDSDGNEVPEEYSEILVMPSGEPGSPEGITSDHDDGQSSNHSLSHVNTDHLERADEQEQSSMNVEDLGQQDQAEMSLSPEMTFHPSTKIQDSNVTLETMADTKVAVSQHSSNSASLSPSQDALQAIPVILEQLVCLQQQQLQQIQLTEQIRIQVAMMSPQGLQSSVGAAMDPLKALGAHLSQQLSAAAALIGKRTGSQSLSMETTKQGKLPLPTGIPASLPGGLSSVTSKADILKGIPDLASRLPALLPQSPGAMSFPSTFNGIQAGIESSKKVKSKMLNIPPESKNGDSLYKHKCKYCGKTFGNDSALQIHLRSHTGERPFKCNICGNRFTTKGNLKVHFQRHKDKYPNITMNPHPVPEHLDNIPTSSGIPFGMSVPIEESNMTEIKPILGHPAAGFHSSSISGFKTFDGFGGDAFPQRPSSSTSDGSPTLSSNVFGQEAGLDQNQKDAKEMLGALHHMNGNAVSGEQSSGTAKLQQMVDGLEKRTSDPNECVICHRVLSCQSSLKMHYRTHTGERPYKCKICGRAFSTKGNLKAHYGVHRANTPLKMQHSCPICQKKFTNAVVLQQHIRMHMGGQIPNTPMPENHFEAADAMEPSLQDEKPVDVKGFEASIEDHEPERNSQKLNDTSDSLPSASEEPPQKHTAPAVFSSLDVLKNLTSALALKRQSSTTSESEGTSKESPSAPREHEYQNGRSPAISDSAMSFQSSSPVNNNINSKSPEAGIDEFAHIASKAESDSSAVEATESSGALDLTASSNFTPKAIKEEPGMPFTNGDYVPSNMSFMRIPSSLASLEMKIPPENPLGPHSFFNSHMPQGTAMPSSISTAPRRSTKQHTCNVCGKNFSSASALQIHERTHTGEKPFACNICGRAFTTKGNLKVHIGTHMWNNSTRRGQRLSLDNPMALMAMSSEAKMLPAIMQVPKELGAPPMNFDPSLWNQHAAAFSGGLTMKTNEISVIQGGGIPLPGSPASGPLIGSTGGLMKMDGSHSSLPATLAEIEKNSSDSVPKSQFPHFMEEGKIAVN; the protein is encoded by the exons ATGTCGAGGCGCAAGCAAGCCAAACCGCAGCACATCAACTCCGACGAGCCCGGTTCGTTAGAAAATG GGAATCTTCGAGGTGATCAAGCTGAAGAGACGGAAAATTTATCAAAAAAGTTCAGAATGGATGAGACCAGGGTTTGTAACAAGTGTTGTGCTGAATTCTTTGATGAAGAAGAATTTCTTGAGCATGAGAAAAGTTGCACTAAAAGTCAGCAAGTGGTCATCATGAAAGACAGTGATGGCAATGAGGTGCCTGAGGAATACTCTGAAATACTGGTAATGCCTTCAGGAGAACCAGGTTCTCCTGAAGGCATTACCAGTGATCATGATGATGGGCAGTCCAGTAATCATTCCCTATCACATGTGAATACAGACCATCTTGAAAGAGCAGATGAGCAAGAACAGTCCAGCATGAATGTAGAAGATTTAGGACAACAGGATCAGGCCGAGATGTCCCTTAGCCCTGAGATGACATTCCATCCCTCAACCAAAATACAAGATTCAAATGTTACTCTTGAAACTATGGCTGATACCAAAGTGGCAGTCTCCCAACATTCTTCAAACAGTGCATCTCTGAGCCCATCACAAGATGCTCTGCAGGCTATCCCAGTAATACTGGAACAGTTAGTGTGCCTCCAGCAACAGCAACTACAGCAAATCCAGCTCACAGAACAGATCAGAATCCAAGTTGCCATGATGTCTCCACAGGGTCTTCAGTCATCAGTAGGGGCAGCAATGGACCCTCTGAAAGCCCTTGGTGCACATCTTTCTCAACAgttgtctgctgctgcagctctgatAGGGAAAAGGACTGGCAGTCAGAGCCTTTCCATGGAGACAACAAAGCAAGGTAAACTACCTCTGCCCACTGGGATCCCTGCCTCTCTCCCTGGAGGACTGAGTTCAGTGACTTCAAAAGCTGACATTTTGAAGGGCATTCCAGATCTGGCCAGTCGTTTGccagcactgctgcctcagtCACCGGGTGCAATGAGTTTCCCTAGCACCTTCAATGGTATCCAAGCAGGGATTGAGTCTTCAAAAAAAGTGAAGAGTAAGATGCTGAACATCCCACCAGAATCAAAAAATGGCGATTCATTATACAAACACAAGTGTAAGTATTGTGGAAAGACCTTTGGTAATGACAGTGCTCTCCAGATTCACTTACGTTCTCACACTGGAGAGCGTCCCTTCAAGTGTAACATCTGTGGAAACCGCTTTACGACCAAAGGAAACCTCAAAGTACATTTCCAGCGCCATAAAGACAAGTATCCTAACATCACCATGAACCCTCATCCTGTGCCAGAGCACCTTGACAACATTCCCACTAGTAGTGGAATCCCATTTGGTATGTCTGTGCCCATAGAAGAGTCAAACATGACTGAAATTAAGCCTATTTTAGgtcatcctgctgctgggttCCACTCATCATCCATATCGGGATTCAAGACATTTGATGGCTTTGGAGGAGATGCATTTCCTCAGAGACCCTCATCATCAACAAGTGATGGATCCCCAACTCTTTCCTCTAATGTGTTTGGCCAAGAGGCAGGACTGGATCAGAATCAGAAGGATGCTAAAGAAATGCTTGGAGCACTGCATCATATGAATGGCAATGCTGTCTCAGGAGAACAAAGCTCTGGAACAGCAAAACTTCAGCAGATGGTGGATGGTCTAGAAAAGAGGACCAGTGACCCCAATGAATGTGTTATCTGTCATAGGGTGCTCAGTTGTCAGAGCTCACTGAAGATGCATTACCGTACACACACTGGTGAGAGGCCCTACAAGTGCAAAATCTGTGGCCGTGCATTCTCCACCAAAGGTAACCTGAAGGCCCATTATGGAGTGCACAGGGCTAACACTCCTCTTAAAATGCAGCATTCCTGTCCCATCTGCCAGAAGAAGTTCACTAATGCTGTggttctgcagcagcacattcGCATGCATATGGGTGGGCAGATCCCCAACACTCCGATGCCAGAAAACCACTTTGAAGCTGCAGATGCAATGGAGCCATCTCTCCAAGATGAGAAGCCTGTGGATGTGAAGGGTTTTGAAGCAAGCATAGAGGATCATGAGCCAGAGCGGAACTCCCAGAAGCTGAATGACACCTCAGATTCCCTCCCATCTGCCTCTGAGGAACCACCACAGAAGCACACAGcccctgctgtgttttccaGCCTAGATGTTTTGAAGAATCTCACCTCTGCTCTTGCATTGAAACGACAGAGTAGCACCACTTCAGAGAGTGAGGGAACATCCAAAGAATCCCCTTCAGCTCCTAGGGAGCACGAATATCAGAATGGCCGTAGTCCTGCCATTTCTGACTCAGCCATGTCATTCCAGTCATCTTCCCCagtaaacaacaacattaataGCAAGTCTCCTGAGGCTGGTATTGATGAATTTGCCCACATTGCGTCAAAAGCAGAGTCTGACAGTAGTGCTGTTGAGGCCACTGAATCAAGTGGAGCCCTTGACCTCacagcttccagcaacttcacCCCAAAAGCGATTAAAGAAGAACCTGGCATGCCATTCACAAATGGAGACTATG TTCCTAGTAACATGTCTTTCATGAGGATCCCATCAAGTCTGGCAAGTCTGGAGATGAAGATACCTCCAGAAAATCCTTTGGGCCCTCACAGTTTCTTCAACTCTCATATGCCTCAGGGAACAGCAATgccctcctccatctccaccgCCCCACGACGATCAACCAAACAGCATACATGCAATGTCTGTGGCAAGAACTTCTCATCTGCCAGTGCCTTGCAGATCCATGAGCGTACTCATACAGGGGAGAAGCCCTTTGCCTGCAACATCTGTGGCAGGGCTTTCACCACCAAAGGAAATTTAAAA GTGCATATTGGTACTCACATGTGGAACAACTCAACTCGCCGTGGCCAGCGTTTATCACTGGATAATCCCATGGCACTGATGGCCATGAGCTCTGAAGCAAAGATGTTGCCAGCAATTATGCAGGTGCCTAAAGAACTAGGTGCTCCACCAATGAACTTTGACCCATCTTTGTGGAACCAGCATGCTGCTGCCTTCAGTGGTGGCCTGACCATGAAGACCAATGAAATTTCTGTCATCCAGGGTGGTGGCATCCCACTCCCAGGAAGCCCTGCCAGTGGGCCTCTGATAGGATCTACTGGAGGCCTCATGAAAATGGATGGGTCCCACTCCAGCTTGCCTGCCACCCTGGCTGAAATTGAGAAGAACAGCTCTGACAGTGTGCCAAAATCCCAGTTTCCACATTTCATGGAAGAGGGTAAAATTGCAGTTAATTAG